The Halorhabdus sp. BNX81 genome includes a region encoding these proteins:
- a CDS encoding homoserine kinase, which translates to MRTARAPATSANLGSGFDVFGIALSRPADVVRVERADRTTIEVTGAGSQFIPEDPEKNTVGAVADALDAPAHIEIDKGIRPASGLGSSAASAAAAAVALNDLYERGKSRKELVPIAAKGEAVVSGDAHDDNVAPAILGGFTIATPGGVTQVDTDISIVVTLPEIVVSTRDARKVVPTETTVEQLVETVGNAATLTAGMYRDDPALVGQGMEDSVVTPARAKLIDGYDAVRDAALAAGATGVTISGAGPAVLAVTRAHDQRAVANAMLDTFDDRGIDARAYQTSIGDGARLY; encoded by the coding sequence ATGCGCACGGCGCGAGCCCCGGCGACGAGCGCGAATCTCGGGAGCGGGTTCGACGTTTTTGGGATCGCGCTTTCCCGCCCGGCTGATGTCGTTCGCGTCGAGCGAGCCGACCGGACGACCATCGAAGTGACTGGAGCCGGGAGTCAATTCATTCCGGAGGATCCCGAGAAAAACACCGTGGGAGCCGTCGCCGACGCACTCGATGCGCCCGCCCACATCGAGATCGACAAGGGCATTCGACCGGCATCGGGCCTGGGCTCTTCGGCCGCCAGCGCCGCGGCGGCGGCCGTCGCACTCAACGATCTCTACGAGCGGGGGAAATCCCGGAAGGAACTCGTCCCGATCGCCGCAAAGGGCGAAGCCGTCGTCTCCGGCGATGCCCACGACGACAACGTTGCTCCGGCGATTCTCGGCGGGTTCACGATCGCCACACCCGGCGGCGTTACACAGGTCGATACCGATATCTCCATCGTCGTGACACTCCCGGAAATCGTCGTCTCGACACGGGACGCACGGAAGGTAGTGCCGACGGAGACGACTGTCGAGCAACTGGTCGAGACGGTCGGCAACGCGGCGACGCTCACCGCCGGGATGTACCGCGACGACCCGGCGCTCGTCGGGCAGGGGATGGAGGACAGCGTCGTCACGCCGGCACGGGCAAAGCTCATCGACGGCTACGATGCCGTCCGGGATGCAGCGCTTGCAGCCGGTGCGACCGGCGTCACGATCAGCGGGGCCGGCCCGGCCGTCCTCGCAGTCACGCGAGCCCACGACCAGCGGGCTGTTGCCAACGCGATGCTCGATACGTTCGACGATCGCGGTATCGACGCCCGTGCCTATCAGACCAGCATCGGCGACGGGGCGCGATTGTACTGA
- a CDS encoding mechanosensitive ion channel family protein has translation MASLASLVSEFQQFLESLASTQARIAATVAVGMLAIIVAAFILPVGLDRAYRLMSTRLGTSRLADWIRLVGEYVPRTVAEAFVRLVQGLVLAAAGLALLVIWGLVDTAELVLRYLGGSLPVLGRGSLTLVVALLAYVGADQYKQMVVRIGKEATWLTDHQQEIVIRLGQIGILLTAGLVVLTVWEVNLQGLLVGAGFLGIVVGLAARQTLGALIAGFVLMFSRPFEIGDWIEIGEEEGVVTDITIMNTRLENFDGEVVYLPNDRVNEQAIVNRSRRGSLRLRVDVGIDYDSDPEHAKAVALETIKEIDVIADGPPPQIVPKSFGDSAVILEMRFWIDHPTPPRKWNAVERVVTAVKTAFEREGIKIPFPQRELSGRAETNGFQVQESASGSEDVR, from the coding sequence ATGGCCTCTCTCGCCTCTCTGGTCTCGGAATTTCAACAGTTTCTGGAGAGCCTGGCATCGACACAGGCGCGCATCGCGGCGACCGTTGCCGTCGGGATGCTTGCCATCATCGTCGCCGCGTTCATCCTGCCGGTCGGCCTCGATCGAGCGTATCGGCTCATGTCGACCCGTCTCGGGACAAGTCGACTCGCCGATTGGATCCGACTCGTCGGTGAGTACGTTCCACGGACGGTCGCCGAGGCCTTTGTCCGCCTCGTTCAGGGTCTGGTCCTGGCGGCAGCAGGGCTTGCTTTGCTGGTTATCTGGGGGCTCGTTGATACCGCGGAGTTGGTCCTGCGATATCTCGGCGGGTCGTTGCCGGTTCTCGGTCGTGGGAGCCTAACGCTGGTGGTTGCTCTTCTGGCGTACGTCGGGGCGGACCAGTACAAACAGATGGTCGTCCGGATCGGCAAGGAGGCCACCTGGCTGACCGATCACCAGCAGGAGATCGTGATCCGGCTGGGACAGATTGGGATCCTCCTGACAGCCGGCCTTGTCGTTCTCACCGTCTGGGAGGTCAACTTACAGGGACTGCTGGTCGGGGCGGGCTTTCTCGGCATCGTCGTCGGTCTCGCCGCCCGCCAGACGCTCGGCGCGCTGATCGCCGGCTTCGTGTTGATGTTCTCGCGCCCGTTCGAGATCGGCGACTGGATCGAGATCGGCGAGGAGGAAGGGGTCGTCACCGACATCACGATCATGAACACGCGCCTGGAGAACTTCGACGGCGAAGTCGTTTATCTCCCGAACGACCGCGTCAACGAACAGGCGATCGTCAACCGGAGTCGCCGTGGCTCGCTCCGGCTCCGCGTCGACGTCGGCATCGACTACGACAGCGACCCCGAACACGCAAAGGCCGTTGCCCTGGAGACGATCAAGGAGATCGACGTCATCGCGGACGGCCCGCCGCCACAGATCGTCCCGAAGTCCTTCGGCGATTCAGCCGTCATCCTGGAGATGCGCTTCTGGATCGATCACCCGACGCCGCCCCGGAAGTGGAACGCGGTCGAACGGGTCGTCACAGCGGTAAAGACCGCCTTCGAACGCGAGGGGATCAAGATCCCGTTCCCACAGCGCGAACTCAGCGGCCGCGCCGAAACCAACGGCTTCCAGGTCCAGGAATCAGCAAGTGGGAGCGAGGATGTCAGATAA